A portion of the Pseudarthrobacter sp. L1SW genome contains these proteins:
- a CDS encoding spermidine synthase, which translates to MPEGREVRASRFLRTTGQHASIEPDAFTAGSYVLSIGGAEQSHVNLLRPEEIFYEYLRRIGHLVDLAAPAGVPVSALHLGAGALTLARYIQATRPGSVQYAVELERELLDFVLRQLPLPKGTDLQTVIGDARESLAGLEPGLRFDVVILDIFSGPEAPAHLAASAFYQEVRERLSPGGLLIVNVGDEPGLTLVRSQVSAMRQAMADVAAVAETGMFEGRYPGNIILAGTLTPWPAEWSAELTARGPHPATVLAGVDLDPFAG; encoded by the coding sequence ATGCCCGAGGGGCGGGAGGTCCGGGCGTCGCGTTTCCTGCGCACCACCGGGCAGCACGCGTCCATCGAACCCGATGCCTTTACTGCCGGCAGCTACGTCCTCAGCATCGGCGGCGCGGAACAGTCCCACGTGAACCTCCTGCGGCCGGAGGAAATCTTCTATGAATACCTGCGCCGGATCGGGCACCTGGTGGACCTGGCGGCCCCCGCCGGGGTCCCGGTCAGCGCCCTGCACCTCGGCGCCGGGGCGCTGACCCTGGCCCGCTACATCCAGGCCACCAGGCCCGGATCGGTGCAGTACGCGGTGGAGCTGGAGCGCGAGCTGCTGGATTTCGTCCTGCGCCAACTCCCCCTGCCCAAGGGGACGGACCTGCAGACCGTCATCGGCGATGCGCGGGAGTCCCTTGCCGGCCTTGAGCCCGGGCTCCGTTTCGACGTCGTCATCCTGGACATTTTTTCCGGACCGGAAGCGCCCGCGCACCTCGCTGCCAGCGCGTTCTACCAGGAAGTACGGGAACGGCTCAGCCCTGGCGGACTGCTGATCGTCAACGTCGGCGACGAGCCGGGACTGACCCTGGTCCGAAGCCAGGTCTCCGCCATGCGGCAGGCCATGGCGGACGTGGCCGCCGTCGCCGAAACAGGCATGTTCGAGGGCCGCTACCCCGGCAACATCATCCTGGCCGGCACCCTCACCCCCTGGCCGGCGGAATGGAGCGCTGAGCTCACCGCTCGAGGACCGCACCCGGCAACGGTACTGGCCGGAGTGGACCTCGACCCCTTTGCAGGATGA
- a CDS encoding DAK2 domain-containing protein, producing the protein MKRWLGKAETALGNHSDRLNAINIFPVADGDTGTNLYVTVRAAARSLAAGGDQPAQMDVGAVLATAGQAAMEEARGNSGTLFSVFLCAAAEPLAGHTRLTSTLLAAALNRAQIRAWSALSDPVPGTMLSVMEAAARAAAAVDAGQNGDDSNHALGLALDAAVEGALAAVIHTEEQLDALTSAHVVDAGGVGMLLILDCLRSAVLGEELQSELLDGLHGYDVQDPHIHTAMPDDDGVEVMCTISLSPLNAATLRQRLDEVGESVIMSQVGSGPDSDGNYRWRVHVHVPEADPAVHIIRSLGEPANISISELALPRDPATDAVNSSGHER; encoded by the coding sequence ATGAAGAGGTGGTTGGGCAAGGCCGAGACCGCCCTTGGCAACCACAGCGACCGCCTGAATGCCATCAATATCTTCCCCGTGGCCGACGGCGATACCGGAACCAACCTCTACGTCACGGTGCGCGCGGCAGCGCGTTCCCTGGCTGCCGGCGGGGACCAGCCCGCGCAGATGGACGTTGGTGCCGTCCTGGCCACAGCGGGCCAGGCTGCCATGGAGGAAGCGCGGGGAAACTCGGGGACCCTTTTCTCGGTGTTCCTGTGCGCTGCTGCCGAACCGTTGGCGGGCCATACCCGGCTGACCTCCACCCTGCTTGCGGCCGCCCTGAACCGTGCCCAGATCCGTGCGTGGTCAGCCTTGAGCGACCCCGTGCCGGGAACCATGCTCTCCGTCATGGAAGCCGCGGCCCGGGCCGCGGCCGCCGTGGATGCCGGACAGAACGGGGACGACAGCAACCACGCCCTGGGCCTTGCCCTGGACGCGGCTGTGGAAGGCGCCCTCGCAGCGGTGATCCACACCGAGGAGCAGCTGGACGCCCTGACGTCCGCCCACGTGGTTGATGCCGGCGGAGTGGGGATGCTGCTGATCCTTGATTGCCTTCGCTCGGCGGTCCTGGGCGAAGAGCTGCAAAGCGAACTCCTTGACGGCCTGCACGGCTACGACGTGCAGGATCCGCACATCCATACGGCCATGCCGGACGACGACGGGGTGGAGGTCATGTGCACCATCAGCCTGTCTCCACTCAATGCCGCGACCCTCCGCCAGCGGCTGGACGAGGTGGGCGAGTCGGTGATCATGAGCCAGGTCGGCAGCGGTCCGGACTCCGACGGCAACTACCGGTGGCGCGTCCACGTCCATGTCCCCGAGGCGGATCCCGCCGTCCACATCATCCGCTCCCTGGGGGAGCCGGCCAACATCAGCATCAGTGAACTCGCGCTGCCGCGGGACCCGGCAACGGATGCAGTGAACTCCAGTGGGCATGAGCGCTGA
- a CDS encoding NAD(P)H-dependent glycerol-3-phosphate dehydrogenase, protein MTAGGKQTGSARSVAVLGAGSWGTTFAKILADAAAAAGEPRSIRLWGRRAEVVDLINTGHRNEQYLKDIPLPESISASTDVAAVLEGADLVVIAVPAQSLRPQLREWKGLIAPDAMVVSLMKGLELGTDARMSEVISEELGLPAERIAIVSGPNLAMEIAREEPTASVVACTDSAAAGWIARSCTAPYFRPYTTADVVGVEIGGIVKNVIALAVGICEGKQMGDNTKASVITRGLAETSRLALALGGEAKTMAGLAGLGDLVATCSSPLSRNHTAGRLLGQGLTLEEVGQKMTQTAEGIKSGQAVHELAGKLGVDMPITAAVVAVLAGKLSVDQLGPVLLSRELKPEGDY, encoded by the coding sequence GTGACCGCTGGGGGAAAGCAGACGGGCTCAGCCCGTTCCGTTGCTGTTCTCGGCGCCGGCTCCTGGGGAACAACCTTTGCCAAAATCCTGGCCGACGCTGCGGCTGCTGCCGGGGAGCCGCGCAGCATCAGGCTGTGGGGCAGGCGCGCCGAAGTAGTGGACCTGATTAACACCGGCCACCGCAATGAGCAGTACCTGAAGGACATCCCGCTGCCGGAGAGCATCTCCGCGTCAACGGACGTCGCCGCGGTCCTGGAGGGCGCTGACCTTGTGGTCATCGCCGTCCCTGCACAGTCACTCCGCCCGCAGTTGCGGGAGTGGAAAGGCCTGATCGCTCCGGACGCCATGGTTGTTTCCCTGATGAAAGGCCTGGAGCTCGGCACGGATGCCAGGATGAGCGAGGTCATCAGCGAGGAGCTGGGCCTGCCCGCTGAGCGCATCGCCATCGTGTCCGGCCCCAACCTGGCCATGGAAATCGCCCGCGAAGAACCCACGGCGTCTGTTGTTGCCTGTACCGACTCCGCCGCCGCAGGCTGGATCGCCAGGAGCTGCACCGCGCCCTACTTCCGGCCGTACACCACCGCTGACGTGGTGGGGGTGGAGATCGGCGGAATCGTCAAGAACGTTATCGCCCTGGCCGTCGGCATTTGCGAGGGCAAGCAAATGGGGGACAACACCAAGGCCTCCGTTATCACCCGCGGACTTGCGGAAACGTCCCGGCTTGCCCTTGCCCTGGGCGGGGAAGCCAAGACCATGGCCGGCCTTGCCGGCCTGGGCGACCTTGTGGCCACATGCTCCTCCCCGCTGTCACGCAACCACACCGCCGGGCGGCTCCTGGGGCAGGGCCTCACGCTCGAGGAGGTGGGCCAGAAGATGACCCAGACCGCCGAAGGCATAAAATCGGGCCAGGCGGTCCACGAGTTGGCCGGCAAACTGGGCGTGGACATGCCCATCACAGCCGCCGTCGTCGCCGTGCTGGCAGGCAAGCTGTCCGTTGACCAACTGGGGCCCGTCCTGCTGTCCCGGGAACTGAAACCTGAAGGCGATTACTGA
- a CDS encoding DUF3515 domain-containing protein: MHRPQFSLPARVARLALVGSLAAIPLTSCSPAVDVPAAKDAANPACAPMMVGLPDAIGEYALRKTNSQATAAWGDPSLVILRCGVNVPGPTTDRCVTVNGIDWVIKEGDPVWTLTTYGREPATEILMDPDKISSATVLADLAAAAGKVPAARSCVGQEDLQNLPPSK; the protein is encoded by the coding sequence ATGCACCGTCCCCAGTTTTCCCTGCCCGCCCGCGTCGCCAGGCTGGCACTGGTTGGGAGCCTTGCGGCCATTCCGCTAACGTCATGCTCGCCTGCCGTGGATGTTCCCGCTGCCAAGGACGCGGCCAACCCGGCGTGCGCGCCCATGATGGTGGGTCTTCCTGACGCCATCGGCGAGTACGCGCTGCGGAAGACGAACAGCCAGGCCACCGCCGCCTGGGGCGATCCGTCCCTGGTGATCCTGCGCTGCGGCGTGAATGTTCCCGGGCCCACCACGGACCGCTGCGTGACGGTCAACGGCATCGACTGGGTCATCAAGGAAGGCGACCCGGTGTGGACCCTGACAACCTACGGCCGCGAACCGGCAACAGAGATCCTCATGGATCCCGACAAGATCAGTTCTGCCACAGTCCTGGCCGACCTTGCGGCAGCGGCCGGCAAAGTGCCCGCCGCCAGGAGCTGCGTGGGCCAAGAGGACCTGCAGAACCTGCCGCCGAGCAAGTAG
- the thiL gene encoding thiamine-phosphate kinase, which produces MDGVHGEATLLGPGDDAAIVAAPDGRTVISIDTQVQDQDFRLQWPNGYRTTGFDVGWKAAAQNLSDINAMGARATSLVVSLTLPPETAVAWVEDLADGLTAGIRELGAVHCSVAGGDLGRGREISVTVAVLGTLDGGPAVLRSGARPGDVLALAGTAGHAAAGLALLESDVHVDALSAGQRALVDLQCRPMPPLAAGPAARAAGATAMLDVSDGLLRDGSRLAAASGVAVDLDPGPLKRLAGPLLPAAELLGMDAREWVLGGGEDHGLLATFPPGSPLPPGFTAIGSVQALGINEGPGVKIAGRSADTGGWDHFAH; this is translated from the coding sequence ATGGACGGCGTGCACGGCGAGGCTACGTTGCTCGGCCCGGGGGACGACGCCGCCATAGTCGCTGCTCCTGACGGCAGGACCGTGATCAGCATCGACACGCAGGTGCAGGACCAGGACTTCAGGCTGCAGTGGCCCAACGGCTACCGGACTACCGGTTTTGACGTCGGCTGGAAAGCCGCCGCGCAGAACCTGAGCGACATCAATGCCATGGGGGCCAGGGCCACGTCGCTGGTGGTCAGCCTGACCCTTCCTCCTGAAACGGCCGTGGCCTGGGTGGAGGACCTGGCGGACGGCCTCACCGCCGGCATCAGGGAACTGGGCGCTGTCCACTGTTCGGTGGCCGGCGGCGACCTGGGGCGCGGGCGCGAAATTTCCGTCACGGTTGCGGTGCTGGGAACGCTTGACGGCGGCCCGGCAGTCCTCCGGTCAGGCGCCAGGCCGGGGGACGTCCTTGCCCTTGCAGGCACTGCCGGCCACGCTGCCGCCGGCCTCGCACTGTTGGAATCGGACGTGCACGTTGATGCCCTCAGCGCCGGCCAGCGCGCCCTGGTGGACCTGCAATGCAGGCCGATGCCGCCCCTGGCGGCAGGGCCCGCCGCGCGTGCCGCCGGCGCCACCGCCATGCTGGACGTCTCGGACGGCCTGCTGCGCGACGGGTCGCGGCTGGCCGCGGCGAGCGGCGTGGCCGTCGACCTCGATCCAGGCCCGCTGAAACGGCTGGCGGGCCCCCTCCTGCCGGCTGCGGAGCTGTTGGGCATGGACGCCCGGGAGTGGGTGCTCGGCGGCGGGGAGGACCACGGACTGCTTGCCACATTCCCCCCCGGTTCGCCGCTGCCTCCCGGATTCACTGCGATAGGCTCAGTACAAGCACTGGGAATCAACGAAGGCCCGGGCGTCAAAATTGCGGGCCGGTCCGCGGACACCGGGGGATGGGATCACTTTGCACACTAA
- the rsmD gene encoding 16S rRNA (guanine(966)-N(2))-methyltransferase RsmD, whose amino-acid sequence MSRIIAGAAGGTPLTAVPGSLTRPTTDRVKEALFSRLDAFNVIAGARVLDLYAGSGSLGVESGSRGAQAVDLVESEAKASAVCQRNADLVNGVLGRKAVTVHRSKVEPFLDRASAAAVWDLVFLDPPYPLEEVALQAALQKLAPHLSPAAVVVVERSSRSPEPRWPDALTRFAEKKYGETKLWFAEPFVPDAIDNDDIPEAPEPAGR is encoded by the coding sequence ATGAGCCGGATCATTGCAGGTGCCGCCGGCGGCACTCCCTTGACCGCCGTCCCGGGGTCCCTCACCAGGCCCACCACGGACCGCGTCAAGGAAGCGTTGTTTTCCCGCCTTGATGCCTTCAACGTCATTGCCGGCGCCCGGGTGCTGGACCTCTACGCCGGTTCCGGCTCCCTGGGCGTCGAGAGCGGCAGCAGGGGCGCCCAGGCGGTGGACCTGGTGGAGTCCGAGGCCAAGGCCAGCGCCGTTTGCCAGCGCAATGCCGATCTCGTCAACGGCGTCCTGGGCCGGAAAGCCGTGACCGTCCACCGATCCAAAGTGGAGCCCTTCCTGGACCGTGCCTCGGCCGCCGCGGTGTGGGACCTCGTTTTCCTGGACCCGCCGTACCCGCTCGAAGAGGTCGCCCTGCAGGCGGCCCTCCAGAAGCTCGCACCCCACCTGTCGCCGGCCGCAGTCGTGGTGGTGGAGCGGTCCTCCCGTTCACCCGAACCCCGCTGGCCGGATGCCCTCACCCGGTTTGCGGAGAAAAAATACGGGGAGACCAAGCTCTGGTTCGCGGAGCCCTTCGTACCCGATGCAATCGACAATGACGACATTCCCGAGGCGCCGGAACCGGCCGGGCGCTAG
- a CDS encoding D-alanine--D-alanine ligase family protein, with amino-acid sequence MSHENLSAVETAPRAKPRVAVLFGGRSSEHAVSCVTAAGVLGAINKDKYEVIPIGIAKTGQWVLAPADTAQWSLAATSLPEVAPSPQTVTLAEIGGEHQLIVASPNEVPRELGTVDVVFPLLHGPFGEDGTIQGLLELSDTRYVGAGVLASAVGMDKHFMKVVFEAAGLHVGPYVAVTDRQWRKDPESVRKQVDRLGFPVFVKPARAGSSMGISKVDSLDELDAAIEEARRHDLKLVIEAGITGREIECAVLEGRGTDAPRTSMPGEISVAGGTHEFYDFNAKYVEDDAASLSCPADIPEEAITRVRELAAAAFDAVGAEGLSRVDFFYTPAGELIINEINTMPGFTPKSMYPQMWAASGLGYADLIDELIYLALNRKTGLR; translated from the coding sequence ATGTCCCATGAAAACCTGAGCGCAGTGGAGACCGCGCCGCGGGCGAAACCCCGGGTGGCGGTACTTTTCGGCGGCCGCTCGAGCGAGCACGCCGTGAGCTGCGTGACCGCGGCCGGTGTCCTCGGCGCGATCAACAAGGACAAGTACGAGGTGATTCCCATTGGAATCGCCAAAACCGGGCAATGGGTCCTCGCGCCCGCCGATACCGCCCAATGGTCCCTCGCGGCAACGTCCCTGCCGGAGGTGGCGCCTTCGCCGCAGACCGTGACCCTTGCCGAGATCGGCGGCGAGCACCAGCTGATCGTCGCTTCTCCAAACGAGGTTCCCCGGGAACTCGGCACGGTGGACGTGGTCTTCCCGCTCCTTCACGGCCCGTTCGGAGAGGACGGCACCATCCAGGGGCTGCTGGAGCTCTCGGATACCCGCTACGTCGGCGCCGGTGTCCTGGCTTCGGCCGTGGGCATGGACAAACACTTCATGAAGGTGGTGTTCGAGGCCGCGGGGCTGCATGTCGGTCCCTATGTTGCCGTCACGGACAGGCAGTGGCGCAAGGACCCGGAATCGGTGCGCAAACAGGTGGACCGGCTGGGATTTCCCGTGTTCGTCAAGCCGGCACGGGCAGGATCTTCCATGGGTATCTCCAAGGTCGATTCCCTGGACGAGCTTGATGCAGCCATCGAGGAAGCCCGGCGGCACGACCTGAAACTGGTGATCGAGGCAGGCATCACCGGCCGGGAAATCGAATGTGCGGTCCTCGAAGGCAGGGGCACCGACGCCCCCCGCACATCCATGCCGGGTGAGATCTCCGTGGCGGGCGGCACCCACGAGTTTTACGACTTCAACGCCAAGTATGTTGAGGACGACGCCGCCTCCCTCAGCTGCCCCGCCGATATCCCCGAGGAAGCCATCACCAGGGTCCGCGAGCTTGCAGCGGCGGCGTTCGACGCCGTGGGGGCCGAGGGCCTGAGCCGGGTGGACTTCTTCTACACGCCGGCCGGGGAACTCATCATCAACGAGATCAACACCATGCCAGGCTTTACGCCCAAGAGCATGTACCCGCAGATGTGGGCGGCCTCCGGACTGGGGTACGCCGACCTCATCGACGAACTGATCTACCTCGCGCTGAACCGCAAAACCGGGCTGCGCTGA
- a CDS encoding 1-acyl-sn-glycerol-3-phosphate acyltransferase, protein MKEPAKSRATLAVVAGIVRPLFNLMMDKKWEGTEKLPAGGFIAAPNHCTEIDPLIIGHLLYNHKIAPHFLAKSGLFKVPVLGWVLRATKQIPVERSTAGANRSLQLAQEIVAEGGAIIIYPEGTLTRDPGMWPMRGHTGAARLALEGGIPVVPIAHWGAHEVFPRYGKRFHLFPRKKSRVVVGEPVDLSAFSGRPLDKATLTAATDAIMDAITGLLAEIRGEEPPAERWDPAKQQQARHGRFVERGQKPTGSGTETP, encoded by the coding sequence GTGAAAGAACCGGCTAAGAGCCGCGCCACCCTTGCCGTGGTCGCCGGCATAGTCCGCCCCCTGTTCAACCTCATGATGGACAAGAAGTGGGAGGGAACGGAGAAGCTGCCTGCGGGCGGATTTATTGCCGCGCCCAACCACTGCACCGAGATCGATCCCCTGATCATCGGCCACCTCCTCTACAACCACAAGATTGCCCCGCACTTCCTTGCCAAGTCAGGGCTCTTCAAGGTTCCGGTGCTGGGCTGGGTACTGCGCGCAACAAAACAGATCCCGGTGGAACGTTCGACGGCGGGTGCGAACCGTTCCCTGCAGCTTGCGCAGGAGATCGTTGCCGAAGGCGGGGCCATCATCATCTATCCCGAAGGCACCCTGACCCGGGATCCGGGGATGTGGCCCATGAGAGGCCACACGGGTGCTGCGCGGCTGGCCCTTGAGGGCGGCATTCCCGTGGTTCCGATTGCCCACTGGGGCGCCCACGAGGTGTTCCCCCGCTACGGCAAGAGGTTCCACCTGTTCCCGCGCAAGAAGTCCAGGGTGGTAGTGGGGGAGCCTGTTGACCTCAGCGCCTTCAGCGGCCGTCCGCTGGACAAGGCAACCCTCACCGCGGCCACCGACGCCATCATGGATGCGATCACCGGACTCCTGGCGGAGATCAGGGGGGAAGAGCCGCCGGCTGAGCGGTGGGATCCGGCCAAGCAGCAGCAGGCGCGGCACGGCAGGTTCGTGGAACGCGGACAGAAGCCGACCGGTTCCGGAACGGAAACTCCGTGA
- a CDS encoding aminotransferase class I/II-fold pyridoxal phosphate-dependent enzyme, which yields MHPPRELSAPLAPAPWQRAALGANLLAPDGGLGVTIFEEMTTLAVQTGAINLGQGFPDEDGPAEIREAARSAILAGANQYAPGKGIPELREAVAAHQQRFYGLSPDPATEVIVTTGATEAIAASLLAFAGPGDEVLTLEPFYDSYGAVIGLSGAAHVTAPLLAPDFMPDMAALEAAFSARTKVVLLNNPHNPTGAVFPRDVLQRVVDLACRHDSIIISDEVYEHLTFGVRHIPVASMPGAADRTLTISSAGKTFSLTGWKVGWLTGPEELVSAARTVKQFLTYSSGTPFQSAIAAGLALPDSFYEGIAASLQHKRDILSEGLRAAGFEVFSPQGTYFVNVDTAPLGISDSVELARKLPALVGVAAIPVPVFCHAEGAQRTRSLLRFAFCKKAEVLEEAAGRLATLRGRL from the coding sequence ATGCATCCACCACGGGAACTTTCCGCCCCCCTGGCCCCTGCTCCGTGGCAGCGTGCCGCCCTCGGAGCCAACCTGCTGGCCCCCGACGGAGGCCTGGGCGTCACCATCTTCGAGGAGATGACCACCCTGGCCGTCCAGACCGGCGCCATAAACCTCGGCCAGGGGTTCCCGGACGAGGACGGCCCTGCCGAAATCCGGGAAGCCGCCAGGTCTGCCATCCTTGCCGGGGCGAACCAGTATGCGCCGGGCAAGGGCATCCCGGAACTGCGGGAGGCAGTCGCGGCCCACCAGCAGCGGTTCTACGGCCTCTCCCCCGACCCCGCAACCGAGGTCATCGTCACCACCGGCGCCACCGAGGCCATCGCCGCCTCGCTCCTGGCCTTTGCCGGTCCCGGCGACGAGGTCCTCACCCTGGAGCCTTTCTACGATTCCTACGGCGCGGTGATCGGCCTGTCCGGTGCTGCGCACGTGACAGCCCCGCTGCTGGCGCCGGACTTCATGCCGGACATGGCCGCCCTGGAGGCTGCTTTCAGTGCCCGGACGAAGGTGGTGTTGCTGAACAACCCCCACAACCCCACCGGGGCGGTCTTCCCGCGGGACGTCCTGCAACGGGTGGTTGACCTGGCATGCAGGCATGACAGCATCATCATCTCGGACGAAGTCTATGAGCACCTCACCTTCGGCGTCCGGCACATACCGGTGGCTTCGATGCCCGGAGCGGCGGACCGGACCCTCACCATTTCTTCTGCCGGCAAGACCTTTTCCCTGACAGGCTGGAAGGTCGGCTGGCTCACGGGACCCGAAGAACTGGTGTCCGCCGCCCGGACGGTCAAGCAGTTCCTCACCTACAGTTCGGGCACACCGTTCCAGTCGGCAATCGCCGCGGGCCTGGCCCTTCCCGACTCCTTCTATGAGGGCATTGCGGCGTCCCTTCAGCACAAGCGGGACATCCTGAGTGAGGGCCTGCGCGCGGCGGGGTTCGAGGTCTTCTCCCCGCAGGGCACGTACTTCGTCAATGTGGACACCGCCCCCTTGGGCATCAGCGACTCCGTGGAGCTGGCCCGGAAGCTCCCGGCGCTCGTGGGCGTGGCCGCAATCCCGGTCCCCGTTTTCTGCCACGCCGAGGGAGCGCAGCGCACCCGGAGCCTGCTCCGTTTCGCCTTCTGCAAGAAAGCCGAGGTCCTGGAAGAGGCCGCCGGCCGGCTGGCTACACTCCGCGGCAGGCTCTGA
- a CDS encoding ATP-dependent DNA helicase RecG, whose amino-acid sequence MSAELDLALERRIGKRSATVIEKHLGITTVEGLLNYYPRRYMNRGELTPISEIPRDEEVTLIARVLSSSTRRMQARRGTITDVVVSDDDGRQGLRLVAGTDYRGKAPGTLKISFFNGYKAQADLLPGRRALFSGKVTSFKGSLGLTNPDYQLLDDDPFSEDGRDPEKLAAMPIPIYPATAKLPSWKIQKAVSTLLETADLGSLPDPVPPAIAAREKFLPIAEAYRLIHEPETASDWQQARRRFRYQEALVLQSALARRRAQLAAEEATARRPVPEGLLAGFDRSLPFTLTAGQAAVGETLAAELSRDVPMNRLLQGEVGSGKTVVALRAMLQVVDAGGQAALLAPTEVLAAQHFESIRRTLGPLSGDGLLGGMDGASVQVSLLTGSMPTAARRQALLDAASGTAGIIIGTHALLSDTVSFYDLGLIVVDEQHRFGVEQRDALRAKARKPPHLLVMTATPIPRTVAMTVFGDLETSVLDELPAGRAPISTHLVGLAENPAWAGRIWARAREEIDAGHQVYVVCPRIGTDDDGDFSPGEAEPPAGDAEGDGGRELASVTAVVEHLREEPTLSGIPLAPLHGRQEPDLKFGVMDDFAANRIKLLVSTTVIEVGVDVHNATLMVILDADRFGISQLHQLRGRVGRGGLPGTCLLVTALEPGHPSRRRLEAVAATTDGFVLSEEDLKLRREGDILGASQSGGRSTLKLLRVLEHGDVIARAREDAQQIVREDPALSARPELAEAIDKYLNPEKEAFLERG is encoded by the coding sequence ATGAGCGCTGAACTGGACCTGGCGCTGGAACGGCGGATCGGCAAGCGTTCCGCCACGGTCATTGAGAAGCATCTGGGCATCACCACAGTTGAGGGGCTGCTGAACTACTACCCGCGCCGCTACATGAACCGCGGGGAGCTGACCCCCATCAGCGAGATCCCCCGGGACGAGGAAGTCACCCTGATCGCCCGGGTGCTTTCCAGCAGCACCCGCCGGATGCAGGCGCGCCGCGGCACCATCACCGACGTCGTGGTTTCCGACGATGACGGGAGGCAGGGCCTCCGCCTGGTTGCCGGTACGGACTACCGCGGCAAGGCGCCGGGTACGCTCAAGATCAGCTTCTTCAACGGCTACAAGGCCCAGGCGGACCTGCTCCCGGGCCGCCGGGCGCTCTTCTCCGGCAAGGTCACCTCCTTCAAGGGATCCCTTGGCCTCACCAACCCCGACTACCAGCTGCTGGACGATGACCCGTTCAGCGAGGACGGCCGGGATCCGGAAAAGCTGGCCGCCATGCCCATTCCCATCTATCCGGCCACCGCCAAGCTTCCCAGCTGGAAGATCCAGAAGGCCGTCTCAACCCTGCTCGAGACGGCAGACCTTGGCTCCCTCCCGGATCCTGTGCCACCCGCCATCGCGGCCCGGGAGAAGTTCCTGCCAATCGCCGAAGCCTACCGGCTGATCCATGAACCGGAAACTGCCTCTGACTGGCAGCAGGCACGGCGTCGCTTCCGGTACCAGGAAGCGCTGGTGCTGCAGTCCGCCCTGGCCCGCCGCCGGGCCCAGCTGGCCGCGGAGGAAGCCACCGCCCGCCGGCCTGTTCCGGAGGGCCTGCTGGCCGGTTTCGACCGCAGCCTTCCGTTCACGCTCACGGCGGGGCAGGCCGCCGTCGGGGAAACGCTGGCCGCAGAACTCTCCCGGGACGTCCCCATGAACCGCTTGCTGCAGGGCGAAGTGGGCTCCGGCAAGACCGTCGTGGCACTCCGTGCCATGCTGCAGGTGGTGGATGCCGGCGGCCAGGCGGCCCTGCTGGCGCCTACGGAAGTCCTCGCCGCCCAGCATTTTGAATCGATCCGCCGGACGCTGGGTCCCTTGTCCGGTGACGGACTGCTGGGCGGAATGGACGGCGCGTCCGTCCAGGTTTCGCTGCTCACCGGCTCCATGCCAACGGCGGCGCGCCGGCAGGCCCTGCTTGATGCCGCCTCAGGGACGGCCGGCATCATCATCGGCACCCATGCCCTGCTGAGCGACACCGTGTCCTTCTACGATCTCGGCCTGATCGTGGTGGACGAGCAGCACCGCTTCGGGGTGGAGCAGCGCGATGCCCTGCGCGCCAAGGCACGGAAGCCGCCGCACCTGCTGGTCATGACCGCCACGCCCATCCCGCGGACCGTCGCGATGACGGTTTTCGGCGACCTCGAAACCTCGGTCCTGGACGAGCTGCCGGCCGGCCGGGCCCCCATCTCCACCCACCTGGTGGGACTTGCCGAAAACCCGGCCTGGGCAGGCCGCATCTGGGCCCGCGCCCGGGAGGAGATTGACGCTGGCCACCAGGTGTACGTCGTCTGCCCCAGGATCGGAACGGACGACGACGGCGACTTCAGCCCCGGGGAAGCGGAGCCTCCGGCAGGGGATGCGGAAGGAGACGGCGGCCGGGAACTCGCCTCCGTGACAGCCGTCGTCGAGCACCTGCGGGAAGAGCCCACCCTGTCCGGGATTCCCCTGGCGCCGCTCCACGGCCGGCAGGAACCTGACTTGAAGTTCGGCGTCATGGACGACTTTGCGGCCAACCGCATCAAGCTGCTTGTCTCCACCACGGTGATCGAGGTGGGCGTGGACGTCCACAATGCAACCCTGATGGTCATTCTTGATGCGGACCGGTTCGGGATTTCCCAGCTGCACCAGCTCCGCGGCCGGGTGGGCCGGGGCGGGCTGCCCGGGACCTGCCTGCTGGTGACCGCCCTGGAGCCCGGGCACCCCAGCCGGCGCAGGCTGGAGGCCGTTGCCGCCACCACGGACGGCTTCGTCCTGTCGGAAGAGGACCTGAAGCTGCGGCGCGAGGGCGACATCCTGGGTGCCTCGCAGTCAGGCGGACGCTCAACGCTGAAGCTGCTCCGCGTCCTGGAACACGGTGACGTCATTGCCCGGGCCAGGGAAGACGCCCAGCAGATTGTCCGCGAGGACCCTGCCCTGTCCGCCCGCCCGGAACTCGCCGAGGCGATCGACAAATACCTCAATCCCGAGAAGGAGGCGTTCCTTGAACGCGGCTAG